The proteins below come from a single Candidatus Planktophila dulcis genomic window:
- the nadD gene encoding nicotinate (nicotinamide) nucleotide adenylyltransferase, whose protein sequence is MRVGLYGGTFDPIHNGHMHVIQELISRKIVDHLLVLPAGQPRLRDNEPHATGAQRRAMCQLAVSELPAEISKCVEVNPIEVLREGPSFTIDTVEAVAQNYEGDTIVLIVGTDAYEKIDQWHRADELKEMVEFVVIDRPEFSGQHNTSVDAIAVSATDIRAHKSDAVPAAVAAYIKEHNLYASK, encoded by the coding sequence TTGCGCGTAGGGCTTTACGGCGGCACATTCGACCCCATTCATAACGGTCACATGCACGTTATCCAGGAGTTAATCTCTCGAAAGATTGTGGATCACTTACTTGTTCTTCCAGCTGGCCAACCGCGTCTGCGCGATAACGAGCCACATGCAACTGGTGCCCAGCGCCGTGCCATGTGTCAGTTAGCGGTGAGTGAACTCCCTGCTGAGATAAGTAAGTGCGTTGAAGTAAATCCCATTGAAGTATTACGAGAAGGACCTAGCTTCACGATCGATACCGTTGAGGCTGTGGCGCAGAACTATGAAGGCGACACCATTGTTCTCATTGTCGGCACTGATGCCTACGAAAAGATTGATCAATGGCATCGCGCTGATGAGCTTAAAGAGATGGTTGAGTTTGTTGTCATTGACCGCCCTGAATTTTCTGGACAGCACAACACAAGCGTGGATGCGATTGCAGTCTCTGCAACTGATATCCGAGCACATAAATCTGATGCAGTACCGGCGGCAGTCGCCGCCTATATAAAGGAGCACAACCTCTATGCCAGCAAGTAA
- the mnmA gene encoding tRNA 2-thiouridine(34) synthase MnmA — MKIIAAMSGGVDSAVAAARAVEAGHEVIGVHLALSSNPQKYRSGARGCCTIEDSHDARRAADVIGIPFYIWDMADEFHEGVVENFMSEYKAGRTPNPCLRCNEKIKFAAVLDRAKAMGFDGVVTGHYARTQESSDGRTLHRAVDPLKDQSYVLAVLNREQINGAIFPLGDTEKVDIRIEAEARGLAVAQKPDSHDICFVPSGDNAGWLRDRMGSEVGPIVDQDGNKLGEHKGAYTYTIGQRKGLGLTIPSEDGSPRFVLKIEPVTNTVVVGAREDLAVTSMRGERPIFCGPEVGAAPLRGFVQVRAHGAALDCTYYMDGQELVAELDAPLLGLATGQAMVIYDGDRVVGSATICETA; from the coding sequence ATGAAGATCATTGCAGCGATGAGCGGTGGCGTTGATTCAGCAGTTGCTGCAGCGCGTGCTGTGGAGGCAGGTCATGAAGTTATTGGCGTGCACTTAGCGCTTTCATCTAATCCTCAGAAGTACCGCAGTGGTGCGCGTGGGTGTTGCACCATTGAAGATTCACATGATGCGCGTCGTGCTGCCGATGTCATCGGTATTCCTTTCTATATCTGGGATATGGCAGATGAATTTCATGAAGGTGTTGTTGAAAACTTTATGAGTGAATACAAGGCAGGGCGCACACCTAATCCATGCCTTCGATGTAATGAGAAGATAAAATTTGCTGCAGTTCTAGATCGCGCAAAGGCGATGGGCTTTGATGGCGTTGTTACTGGCCACTATGCGCGCACACAAGAATCATCCGATGGTCGCACACTTCATCGCGCAGTAGATCCACTCAAAGATCAGTCCTATGTTCTTGCCGTTCTCAATCGCGAACAGATCAACGGCGCAATATTTCCATTGGGAGATACAGAAAAAGTTGATATTCGTATTGAGGCAGAAGCGCGAGGACTTGCAGTTGCACAAAAGCCCGATAGCCATGACATCTGCTTTGTTCCATCAGGAGATAACGCTGGATGGCTACGCGATCGTATGGGCAGTGAAGTTGGCCCAATCGTGGATCAAGATGGCAATAAGTTAGGTGAACATAAAGGCGCCTATACCTACACAATCGGCCAGCGCAAAGGTCTAGGCCTAACCATTCCCAGTGAAGATGGTTCCCCACGCTTTGTCTTAAAGATTGAACCTGTCACCAACACTGTTGTCGTAGGTGCGCGAGAAGATTTAGCTGTGACTTCTATGCGCGGTGAGCGTCCTATCTTCTGTGGTCCAGAAGTGGGTGCTGCACCTCTTCGCGGCTTTGTTCAGGTGCGAGCACATGGCGCAGCACTTGATTGCACCTATTACATGGATGGGCAGGAGTTAGTGGCAGAACTTGATGCGCCACTACTGGGTCTTGCAACAGGACAGGCAATGGTTATCTATGACGGCGATCGTGTTGTTGGTTCGGCAACAATCTGCGAGACAGCATGA
- a CDS encoding histidine phosphatase family protein, with translation MGNQIILWRHGQTEWNVANKFQGHTDIPLNEVGKFQASHAAPMIAAMDPTMIIASDLVRAQSTAHELVKLTGLEVLTDPRLRETNCGNWEGLTGDEIRKVDLANLREWSMGGDNPAGTVGERRSEVGARGVAAITEALAGKENQRLVVATHGGTSRTIIGSFLDLPIPYWSRVGGLSNAQWSILEESPKGWLLVEHNAGSIPEPVYGEESGAVIPDSVR, from the coding sequence GTGGGTAATCAGATCATTTTGTGGCGCCACGGACAGACCGAATGGAATGTTGCCAATAAGTTTCAAGGCCACACAGATATTCCACTCAATGAGGTGGGAAAGTTTCAAGCATCCCATGCAGCGCCCATGATCGCTGCAATGGATCCCACAATGATTATTGCAAGTGATTTGGTTCGAGCGCAGAGCACAGCCCATGAGTTAGTCAAGCTCACAGGACTTGAAGTACTTACCGACCCACGCCTTCGCGAGACAAATTGCGGAAACTGGGAAGGCTTAACCGGTGATGAGATTCGAAAAGTAGATCTAGCTAACTTACGTGAATGGTCGATGGGTGGAGATAACCCAGCTGGCACAGTGGGTGAAAGACGTAGCGAAGTTGGAGCACGTGGAGTTGCAGCGATTACGGAAGCACTCGCAGGTAAAGAGAATCAGCGACTTGTCGTTGCAACACATGGTGGAACATCTCGAACAATTATTGGTTCTTTTCTTGATTTGCCGATTCCATACTGGTCTCGCGTTGGTGGGTTATCAAATGCGCAATGGTCGATTCTTGAAGAGTCGCCTAAAGGTTGGTTATTGGTCGAACATAACGCCGGATCTATTCCAGAGCCTGTCTATGGCGAAGAATCCGGCGCAGTGATACCTGATTCAGTACGGTAA
- a CDS encoding electron transfer flavoprotein subunit alpha/FixB family protein translates to MSTVFILADFSSDKATKTTAELATAGARIGAVTAVVLAGSGKGAALAATVNQGPIASVLVIESDDFASHGVAASADALASLVKEKSPAAVLIASHAFGKEVAARVAVLTESGIITDAVDVAADCTATQLVFGGSTTVHSKVSHGVAIITVRPNSVEADLSASSPAITNGTANIGNDAKKATISSSQPPVKGGRPELTEANVVVSGGRGTDGNFAPVEAFADSLGAAVGASRAATDAGWYPHSHQVGQTGKTVSPQLYVACGISGAIQHRAGMQTSKTIVVVNKDPEAPLFDIADFGVIGDLFNVLPKATEGITARTN, encoded by the coding sequence ATGAGCACCGTATTTATCCTGGCTGATTTTTCAAGTGATAAGGCCACTAAGACCACAGCAGAGCTTGCAACAGCAGGTGCTCGAATTGGCGCTGTCACTGCAGTAGTTCTAGCAGGTAGTGGAAAAGGTGCAGCACTTGCTGCAACTGTGAACCAAGGACCTATTGCAAGTGTTCTTGTTATTGAATCTGATGACTTTGCATCCCACGGCGTTGCAGCATCTGCCGATGCGCTTGCAAGCCTTGTGAAAGAGAAGTCACCTGCTGCCGTTCTTATTGCATCGCATGCATTTGGTAAAGAAGTTGCAGCTCGCGTTGCGGTACTGACTGAATCTGGAATTATCACTGACGCCGTTGATGTTGCAGCAGATTGCACAGCAACTCAGCTTGTCTTTGGTGGATCAACAACAGTGCACTCTAAGGTCTCACATGGCGTTGCAATCATTACTGTTCGCCCCAATAGCGTTGAAGCAGATTTATCTGCATCATCTCCTGCAATTACTAATGGCACAGCGAATATTGGAAATGATGCAAAGAAAGCAACTATTTCTTCATCACAACCACCTGTAAAGGGTGGCCGTCCTGAATTAACGGAGGCCAATGTGGTTGTCTCGGGTGGACGTGGAACTGATGGAAACTTTGCACCTGTTGAAGCATTCGCTGATTCACTGGGCGCAGCAGTTGGTGCATCACGCGCAGCAACTGATGCAGGGTGGTATCCACACTCACACCAAGTTGGTCAGACAGGAAAGACAGTGAGCCCACAGCTCTATGTCGCATGCGGAATCTCTGGCGCAATCCAACACCGCGCAGGAATGCAGACTTCAAAGACAATCGTCGTGGTCAATAAAGATCCTGAAGCACCGCTCTTTGATATTGCAGATTTCGGCGTCATCGGAGACCTCTTTAACGTGCTGCCCAAGGCCACAGAAGGCATCACAGCCCGCACGAACTAG
- the ligA gene encoding NAD-dependent DNA ligase LigA: MSNEARHRITELTQEIRDHQFKYYVLDAPSITDAAFDKLLKELEALEAKHPQLLEPDSPSLGVGGGFATTFDQHDHIEKMMSLDNVFDNDELATWFDRVEKESPSPEYLCELKVDGLAINLLYENGQLTRALTRGNGVTGEDVTLNVKTIKGLPHTLSGKNIPSLIEVRGEVFLPVAAFNQLNEELEEAGKPLFANPRNCAAGSLRQKDPRITASRALDVVVHGVGASEGISFSSQSDAYAQLKSLGLPTSNRFKVCTSRKEVLDFIENYNIHRHDVEHEIDGVVIKVDAIAEQKKLGFTSRAPKWAIAYKYPPEEVTTKLLDIKVSVGRTGRVTPFAFMEPVKVAGSTVTNATLHNQEEIERKGVLIGDTVIIRKAGDVIPEVLGPVLDKRTGKETAFVMPTQCPECASDLRAITEGDVDIRCPNTRSCPAQLRERIYYIGSRAALDIDVLGYEAAVALLHDAIIVDEADIFSLTENELMKSSFFTKKDGGKGKNLEKLLEALEEAKNRPLWRTIVALSIRHVGPTAAQALATNFGSMDAISKASVAELADIDGLGDVIAQSVVEWFEIDWHRNIIKKWSDAGVAMVNATGEAKPQTLAGLTFVVTGGLEGFTRDSIAETITAYGGKPSSSVSKKTDYVLVGSDPGSKLAKAQELGVTVIDEARFLELLAGK, encoded by the coding sequence ATGAGTAACGAAGCTCGCCATCGCATCACAGAACTCACCCAAGAGATCCGCGATCACCAATTTAAATATTATGTTCTAGATGCCCCATCCATAACTGATGCTGCATTCGACAAATTACTGAAAGAGTTAGAAGCGCTTGAGGCAAAGCATCCGCAACTCCTAGAGCCAGATTCTCCATCTCTTGGTGTTGGTGGGGGATTTGCCACCACCTTTGATCAGCATGATCACATCGAGAAGATGATGAGCCTTGATAACGTCTTTGATAACGATGAATTAGCCACCTGGTTTGATCGTGTGGAGAAGGAATCTCCTTCTCCTGAATATTTGTGTGAGCTCAAAGTCGATGGCCTTGCCATCAATCTGCTCTATGAGAATGGACAGCTCACTCGTGCACTTACTCGGGGTAATGGTGTGACGGGTGAAGATGTGACGCTGAATGTGAAGACCATCAAGGGATTGCCCCACACGCTAAGTGGCAAAAACATTCCTTCACTGATTGAAGTCCGTGGTGAAGTGTTCTTACCGGTTGCAGCTTTTAATCAACTCAATGAAGAGTTAGAGGAAGCTGGCAAGCCTCTCTTTGCCAATCCGCGCAACTGCGCAGCAGGTTCTCTTCGACAGAAAGATCCTCGCATTACAGCATCTCGCGCACTCGATGTTGTTGTTCACGGTGTTGGTGCAAGTGAAGGTATTTCCTTCTCTTCGCAATCTGATGCCTACGCGCAGCTCAAATCTTTGGGCTTGCCAACATCAAATCGCTTTAAGGTCTGCACGAGCCGCAAGGAAGTTCTTGATTTCATTGAGAATTACAACATTCATCGCCACGATGTCGAACATGAAATTGATGGAGTGGTTATCAAGGTGGATGCAATTGCTGAGCAGAAGAAGCTCGGCTTTACATCGCGCGCACCAAAGTGGGCAATTGCCTATAAGTATCCACCTGAAGAAGTCACTACAAAGCTACTTGATATCAAAGTCAGCGTTGGTCGCACAGGGCGCGTGACCCCCTTCGCATTTATGGAGCCTGTCAAAGTTGCAGGTTCGACAGTTACCAATGCAACACTTCACAACCAAGAAGAGATTGAACGCAAAGGCGTCCTCATCGGTGACACTGTCATCATCCGCAAGGCCGGTGATGTCATCCCTGAAGTATTGGGACCAGTTCTTGATAAGCGCACAGGTAAAGAGACGGCATTTGTGATGCCGACGCAGTGTCCAGAATGTGCCTCCGATCTTCGCGCAATCACTGAAGGCGATGTGGATATTCGTTGTCCCAATACACGAAGCTGTCCTGCACAGCTGCGCGAGCGTATTTACTACATCGGCTCACGTGCAGCCCTCGATATTGATGTACTGGGATATGAAGCAGCAGTTGCACTATTGCACGATGCGATCATTGTCGATGAAGCAGATATCTTCTCACTCACCGAAAATGAGTTGATGAAGTCATCTTTCTTTACTAAGAAAGATGGCGGCAAGGGTAAGAACCTTGAGAAGTTACTGGAAGCTTTGGAAGAGGCAAAGAACCGACCACTGTGGCGCACCATCGTTGCTCTCTCTATTCGCCATGTGGGGCCAACTGCGGCGCAAGCACTTGCTACCAATTTTGGAAGTATGGATGCAATTTCCAAAGCTTCAGTTGCAGAACTTGCAGATATTGATGGCCTGGGTGATGTCATTGCCCAATCTGTTGTTGAATGGTTTGAGATTGATTGGCATCGCAACATCATCAAGAAGTGGTCTGATGCAGGTGTTGCAATGGTCAATGCAACAGGGGAGGCCAAGCCACAGACACTTGCAGGGCTCACCTTTGTTGTGACAGGCGGCCTTGAAGGATTCACGCGAGATTCCATCGCTGAAACGATTACCGCTTATGGCGGAAAGCCTTCATCTTCTGTTTCAAAGAAGACCGATTATGTATTAGTAGGCAGCGACCCTGGATCAAAGCTGGCTAAAGCTCAAGAGTTAGGCGTCACAGTCATCGATGAAGCGCGCTTTTTAGAACTTCTTGCAGGTAAGTAG
- a CDS encoding cysteine desulfurase family protein — MSVYLDHAATTPMFDIAIDAMNTSLRKLGNPSSLHTEGRSTRKDVEDAREKIAKGVGCLSSEVIFTGSGTEANNAAIKGLFWHSDKKVILISSIEHHAVLDPAHWLVEHEGAELFEIPVDADGVIDLVFLKKTVAERASEIALISVMHSNNETGVIQPIAEVVKIAGDIPVHCDAVQSFTKVALSFKDLGLFAMTISGHKVGGPLGIGALILRRAVEIPALLHGGGQERDIRSGTLNAPSIVALAAAVEAKLYDASKVAELRDSFEAGVLASRPDAVINGKSAPRLPGISNITFPGTQSDSLLLLMDSQKVSCSTGAACTAGVHRPSHVLMAMGLTDVVSQSSLRFSFGTTNTASDVAYALSVLPDVIERGLAANAVGRK; from the coding sequence ATGAGCGTCTATCTCGACCATGCGGCTACTACGCCGATGTTCGATATCGCCATTGATGCGATGAATACTTCACTTCGCAAACTCGGTAACCCTTCATCTCTTCACACAGAAGGTCGCTCAACTCGTAAAGATGTTGAAGATGCGAGAGAGAAGATTGCTAAGGGCGTTGGCTGTTTATCGAGTGAAGTCATCTTCACCGGCTCAGGCACAGAAGCCAATAACGCAGCTATCAAGGGTCTGTTCTGGCATAGCGATAAGAAAGTCATTCTCATCTCCAGCATCGAACACCATGCTGTTCTTGACCCAGCACATTGGCTTGTAGAACATGAGGGCGCTGAGCTCTTTGAGATTCCAGTTGATGCTGATGGAGTCATTGATCTTGTATTCCTCAAGAAGACCGTTGCAGAGCGCGCATCAGAGATTGCGCTCATTTCTGTGATGCATAGCAATAATGAGACTGGTGTGATTCAACCGATTGCAGAAGTTGTAAAGATTGCAGGCGATATCCCTGTCCATTGTGATGCGGTGCAGAGCTTTACTAAGGTGGCACTCTCCTTTAAAGATCTAGGCCTCTTTGCGATGACAATCAGTGGACATAAAGTTGGTGGACCACTTGGTATCGGCGCGCTAATTCTGCGCCGCGCAGTAGAAATTCCAGCTCTCTTACATGGCGGGGGACAAGAGCGCGATATTCGAAGTGGCACACTCAATGCTCCATCGATTGTGGCACTTGCTGCAGCTGTTGAAGCAAAGCTCTATGACGCAAGCAAAGTTGCAGAGCTACGTGATTCATTTGAAGCAGGCGTTCTTGCATCTCGTCCTGATGCTGTCATTAACGGCAAAAGTGCACCGCGCCTTCCAGGAATTTCCAACATTACATTTCCAGGAACACAGAGTGATTCACTATTACTTCTTATGGACTCACAGAAAGTTTCCTGTTCCACAGGTGCTGCCTGCACAGCAGGAGTTCACCGCCCCAGCCATGTATTGATGGCGATGGGCCTTACTGATGTGGTTTCTCAATCATCACTGCGCTTCTCATTTGGAACGACCAATACCGCTAGCGATGTTGCCTATGCACTCTCTGTTTTGCCTGATGTGATTGAACGCGGTTTAGCTGCCAATGCAGTGGGTAGAAAATGA
- a CDS encoding electron transfer flavoprotein subunit beta/FixA family protein translates to MKIAVCVKQVPDSWAEKKMVNGVLDRENVDAVLNDLDEYAVEEALRIAEAHGGNEEGGAHTVTVISMGPDRATEAVRKALSMGANDAILVSDSALAGSDALATSSVLAKVIADGGYDLVICGTESTDARMSVVPAMISARLGWAQLTFASKVTVDPAGKVSITRVTEAGVDEISAAFPVVISVVEKINEPRYPSFKGIMAAKKKVIDQKDLAAVGASAQSAWSQVNDATPRPARAAGVKVTDEGNGGQDLVNFLAEKKLI, encoded by the coding sequence ATGAAGATTGCTGTCTGCGTCAAGCAGGTTCCCGATTCATGGGCTGAGAAGAAGATGGTCAACGGAGTTCTCGATCGTGAGAACGTTGATGCAGTTCTCAATGACCTAGATGAATATGCCGTTGAAGAAGCTCTTCGCATTGCTGAAGCTCATGGCGGCAATGAAGAAGGTGGAGCACACACGGTCACTGTTATTTCTATGGGACCAGATCGCGCAACTGAGGCAGTGCGTAAAGCACTTTCCATGGGTGCAAACGATGCAATCTTGGTCAGCGATAGCGCACTCGCTGGCTCTGATGCCCTTGCAACATCATCTGTTCTTGCCAAGGTAATTGCAGATGGGGGGTATGACCTTGTTATCTGTGGAACTGAATCTACCGATGCTCGTATGAGCGTTGTGCCGGCGATGATCAGCGCTCGCCTTGGCTGGGCGCAACTGACCTTTGCATCTAAAGTCACTGTAGATCCTGCAGGAAAAGTCTCCATTACTCGCGTCACCGAAGCTGGCGTCGATGAAATCTCTGCAGCATTTCCTGTTGTCATCAGCGTTGTTGAAAAAATCAATGAGCCTCGCTACCCATCCTTTAAAGGAATCATGGCTGCAAAGAAGAAGGTTATTGATCAAAAAGATTTAGCTGCAGTGGGCGCATCAGCGCAGAGTGCGTGGTCACAAGTCAATGATGCAACACCACGTCCTGCACGAGCAGCCGGTGTCAAAGTCACTGATGAAGGCAATGGCGGACAAGACCTCGTGAACTTCCTAGCAGAGAAGAAATTGATATGA
- the rsfS gene encoding ribosome silencing factor, whose protein sequence is MPASKACVERTQIAARAAVDKFGTELVALDLSDQSVLSEVFLIVTATNAKMIGSIADEVEEQLRLVGDKPLRREGTDEWVLIDYSDLVIHIQSTELRRYYMLDRLWNDCPKIELDIVKEEAARG, encoded by the coding sequence ATGCCAGCAAGTAAAGCCTGCGTCGAACGCACACAGATTGCAGCACGCGCTGCCGTTGATAAGTTCGGTACCGAACTCGTTGCACTCGACCTCTCAGATCAGAGTGTGCTCAGTGAGGTATTCCTTATTGTTACTGCAACCAATGCAAAGATGATTGGCAGTATTGCAGACGAAGTAGAAGAGCAGCTTCGCCTTGTGGGGGATAAGCCACTACGCCGTGAAGGTACGGATGAATGGGTGCTCATTGATTACTCAGATCTCGTCATTCATATCCAATCGACAGAGCTTCGTCGTTATTACATGCTCGATCGCTTGTGGAATGACTGCCCAAAGATTGAACTCGATATCGTTAAAGAGGAAGCAGCTCGTGGGTAA
- a CDS encoding glycosyltransferase family 4 protein — translation MMDSQTSPKLRIAVVTEAFLPQVNGVTNSVLRLLEYCKSQGHEVLIIAPESEGAPTRYLDYKIKHVPSISMKKLIPMGVPRKFLEPLLEGFAPDVIHLASPIFLGHYVARIAKKMGIPTVSVYQTDIAGFARHYGLTIAHTTLKKWVSRIHQASDITLAPSKWASRDLESSGVHNVRIWKRGVDLVNFDPSRRDESLRKNITGGKEKFIVGYVGRLANEKRIEDLAILDQQPHIQLVIVGDGPAAARFKKELPNARFVGYQSGTELARYVASFDIFVHTGKHETFCQAIQEALASGVPVIGPDSGGPVDLIDHGVTGLLIDTSDSHSLLEAVETLRSHSSFDLMQLAARKAVEHRTWDYINSQLMLHYSDAILGTTKHRELVA, via the coding sequence ATGATGGATTCACAGACTTCTCCAAAGCTGCGTATCGCAGTCGTCACTGAGGCTTTTCTACCCCAGGTCAATGGCGTGACCAACTCAGTTCTTCGACTCCTTGAATACTGCAAGTCACAAGGCCATGAAGTTTTGATCATCGCTCCCGAGAGCGAAGGCGCTCCTACTCGTTACCTGGATTACAAGATCAAGCACGTTCCTAGTATTTCAATGAAGAAGCTCATTCCCATGGGAGTTCCGCGCAAATTTCTCGAGCCACTTCTTGAAGGATTCGCACCCGATGTCATTCACCTAGCATCCCCCATCTTTCTCGGTCATTACGTTGCGCGCATTGCAAAGAAGATGGGAATTCCAACCGTCTCTGTCTATCAGACTGACATAGCAGGCTTTGCTCGTCACTACGGATTGACGATTGCACACACCACCTTAAAGAAGTGGGTCTCAAGAATTCACCAAGCATCCGACATCACCTTGGCTCCATCCAAGTGGGCAAGTCGAGATCTTGAGAGCAGCGGTGTTCACAATGTTCGTATTTGGAAGCGCGGAGTAGATCTCGTTAATTTCGATCCGTCACGACGTGATGAATCACTCCGCAAGAACATAACGGGTGGCAAAGAGAAATTTATCGTGGGTTATGTTGGTCGACTTGCCAATGAAAAACGCATTGAAGATCTTGCAATCCTAGATCAACAACCACATATTCAACTTGTGATTGTTGGCGATGGCCCTGCGGCAGCTCGCTTTAAGAAAGAACTTCCGAATGCGCGATTTGTTGGATATCAATCGGGAACAGAGCTAGCTCGCTATGTTGCATCCTTTGACATCTTTGTTCACACAGGAAAACACGAGACTTTCTGCCAAGCAATCCAAGAGGCACTCGCATCAGGTGTGCCAGTCATTGGTCCTGATTCAGGCGGTCCTGTAGACCTCATCGACCATGGTGTGACAGGGCTACTCATTGATACTTCAGATTCACATTCCCTTCTTGAAGCGGTTGAAACACTTCGCTCCCACTCATCCTTTGATTTAATGCAACTGGCAGCACGAAAAGCAGTCGAGCACCGCACATGGGATTACATCAATAGCCAGCTGATGTTGCATTACTCAGATGCAATTTTAGGAACAACCAAGCATCGTGAGCTGGTCGCATGA